Proteins encoded together in one Lathyrus oleraceus cultivar Zhongwan6 chromosome 5, CAAS_Psat_ZW6_1.0, whole genome shotgun sequence window:
- the LOC127082337 gene encoding uncharacterized protein LOC127082337, protein MVYGFPGSFRIYDVRLLGESLVKKHVRYSKNGSMPPHNYASCRVCFRNSQGCLTIVTDLLDQMDQGYIVSYKAIDYNKINMVYRDNGMDVITPQFNDSEPIQITYNSRKTSVTPLVINLPGPVPYQSDKVVLYTYNATITENRKEVPLPSIVNVVDVSRVIMSGRIFAKRTEDIAAGKQAHVEIPFEPIGQSDSMNQKSDDDEAHREALQKVLQQTYVDHDVTVKQFDGIVTNITACDYLSFSNEELPEEGINHNMALNISINCMNDSLLSVLMDTCSSLNVMPKWTLSRLFFQGALMKSSGIIVKAFDCSRKTVIGEVDLPMTIEPHTFQITFQVMDIQVVYSYLLGRPWIHEIGAVTSTLHQKLKFVKNGKLVTTCGEQALVVSHLSSFS, encoded by the exons ATGGTATATGGTTTCCCCGGAAGTTTCCGGATCTATGATGTACGGTTGTTGGGCGAGAGCTTAGTAAAGAAACATGTCAGATATAGCAAGAATGGTTCTATGCCTCCACATAACTACGCCTCTTGCAGGGTTTGTTTCAGGAACTCTCAAGGATGCCTAACTATTGTAACTGATCTCTTGGATCAAATGGACCAAGGTTACATTGTATCCTATAAAGCCATAGATTATAATAAGATCAATATGGTCTATAGGGACAACGGAATGGATGTCATAACTCCTCAGTTCAACGACTCCGAGCCTATACAAATTACTTATAACAGTCGAAAAACTTCTGTGACTCCTTTGGTCATTAACTTACCGGGCCCAGTTCCCTACCAATCTGATAAAGTCGTGCTTTATACGTACAATGCTACAATAACTGAGAATAGAAAAGAGGTTCCTCTACCCTCCATTGTTAACGTCGTTGATGTAAGCAGGGTCATAATGAGTGGGCGAATATTTGCAAAAAGGACTGAGGATATTGCAGCAGGAAAGCAGGCTCATGTTGAGATCCCTTTTGAACCGATTGGCCAATCTGACAGCATGAATCAAAAAAGTGATGACGATGAG gctcaccgtgaagctttgcagaaaGTCTTACAACAAACCTATGTAGACCACGATGTGACGGTCAAACAGTTTGATGGTATTGTCACTAACATCACGGCATGCGACTACTTGAGTTTCAGTAATGAAGAGCTCCCCGAAGAAGGAATAAATCATAACATGGCACTAAATATCTCAATCAACTGTATGAATGACTCCTTGTTAAGTGTGTTAATGGATACATGTTCGTCTCTCAATGTCATGCCGAAGTGGACACTTTCCAGACTTTTTTTTCAAGGTGCTCTTATGAAGAGTAGCGGGAttattgtcaaagcttttgattGTTCCAGAAAAACAGTCATTGGAGAAGTCGACCTTCCTATGACCATCGAACCTCATACATTCCAGATAACGTTCCAGGTGATGGACATACAAGTTGTGTATAGTTATTTattgggtcgtccttggatccatgAAATTGGGGCAGTCACTTCCACTTTGcatcagaagcttaaatttgtgaagaatgggaagctagTGACAACCTGTGGGGAGCAAGCACTAGTTGTGAGTCACTTATCATCTTTCTCTTAG
- the LOC127086905 gene encoding transcription factor bHLH162, producing MDPYQPAGQPCSSTKLERKIVEKNRRIKMKILCSKLNSLLPNYNPKEALPLIDQIDDAINYIKSLETNLKLAKEKKESLMRSKRSRSGCSSSSGVKGSMKSPNIEIHENGSSLQVIVTCGVDDKFIFYEIIRILHEDHVEVISSNSSMIGDSVIHVVHAEILQSLLQFGATKVSERLKMFVNGLVREVQIEPPLWNFEIGTENWELSSIVNKCLPDSL from the exons ATGGATCCCTATCAACCAGCCGGTCAACCTTGTTCTTCAACAAAACTCGAAAGAAAAATTGTCGAGAAAAATAGGAGAATTAAGATGAAGATTCTCTGTTCCAAACTCAACTCTCTTCTTCCTAACTATAATCCCAAG GAAGCTTTACCACTAATAGATCAAATAGACGATGCTATAAATTACATAAAGAGCTTAGAGACAAATTTGAAATTGGCGAAGGAGAAGAAAGAAAGTTTAATGAGAAGCAAGAGATCACGTAGTGGCTGTTCGAGTTCTTCTGGAGTAAAAGGAAGCATGAAATCACCAAATATTGAGATCCATGAAAATGGTTCTTCTCTACAAGTCATTGTAACATGTGGGGTTGATGATAAGTTCATTTTCTATGAAATTATAAGAATACTGCATGAAGATCACGTGGAGGTCATCTCATCAAACTCTTCAATGATAGGAGATTCAGTTATTCATGTGGTGCATGCAGAG ATTCTGCAATCTTTGTTACAATTTGGAGCAACCAAAGTAAGTGAGAGATTGAAAATGTTTGTAAATGGATTAGTGAGAGAGGTGCAAATAGAGCCTCCACTGTGGAATTTTGAGATTGGAACCGAGAATTGGGAGCTAAGTTCTATAGTAAACAAGTGTTTACCAGATTCTTTATGA
- the LOC127082338 gene encoding uncharacterized protein LOC127082338: MVALKPIVKEIVIEPKPVVKLPFPTRNKKKGQHEKNFEKFLELFKKLDINIPLLEALEQMLTYVKFMKYIISKRRTIDANPIILTETCSDILQGASVSLMPLSIYKKLGIGVVQDTRMTLQFIDHSVKKSYGIVEDVLVKIDRFVFPVDFVILEMSEDEDIPLILGRPFLETRRCLINIEEGTMTLKVYDEELKIDVRNTMRYKGDICTSHTIEVLDQVMTYDSPLNTPQSPLERVLSLSIFDSNKEVDNGESEMLALLDA, from the exons ATGGTAGCACTGAAACCTATTGTGAAAGAAATAGTCATTGAGCCTAAACCGGTTGTTAAGCTCCCTTTCCCCACTAGAAACAAGAAAAAGGGacaacatgagaaaaactttgaaaaattcttagagttgttcaagaagctAGATATCAACATTCCTCTGTTGGAGGCACTTGAACAAATGCTTACTTATGTCAAGTTCATGAAATACATCATTTCGAAGAGGCGAACCATCGACGCCAACCCGATTATTCTAACCGAAACTTGTAGTGATATTTTacagg gagctagtgtgagtcttatgccgttatccatttacaagaagcTTGGTATAGGGGTTGTGCAAGACACCAGGATGACACTCCAATTCATCGATCATTCGGTCAAGAAATCGTATGGTATTGTTGAAGATGTTCTTGTGAAAATTGACAGGTTTGTAtttccggtggattttgtaatTCTTGAGATGTCGGAAGATGAAGATATCCCGCTCATTCTTGGGAGACCCTTTTTAGAAACAAGACGGTGCTTGATAAACATAGAAGAAGGAACTATGACGTTGAAGGTTTATGATGAGGAATTGAAAATCGATGTTCGAAACACCATGAGGTACAAGGGTGATATTTGTACCAGTCACACTATAGAGGTTCTGGATCAGGTGATGACATATGATAGTCCTTTGAATACACCACAATCacctttggaaagagtgttgagtTTGTCCATTTTCGATAGTAATAAAGAAGTGGACAACGGAGAATCTGAAATGTTGGCTTTGTTAGACGCATAA